One genomic segment of Tripterygium wilfordii isolate XIE 37 chromosome 9, ASM1340144v1, whole genome shotgun sequence includes these proteins:
- the LOC120005172 gene encoding alpha-aminoadipic semialdehyde synthase-like isoform X1: MVGPTLVWRIRLIIVDDVLFVSHRWIELRVHPDLIGRLHLSACQSVSDQRNQFSPRESIINSRKRETMLGNGVIGILDESSNKWERRAPLTPAHCARLLLQSRNGTGVTRIILQPSTRRIYHDGLYEEAGCEISDDLSECGLILGIKKPKLEMVLPNRAYGFFSHTHKAQKENMPLLDKILAEKVSLFDYELVDGNTKKRLIAFGKFAGRAALIDLLRGLGQRYLSLGFSTPFLSLGQSYMYTSLAAAKTAVISVGEEIATLGLPSGICPLVFVFTGSGDGSTGAQEIFKLLPHSFVKPSELPELFEKAKDCAQPGSTKRVFQVYGCVATHEDMFEHKTNKEVFDKSDYYAHPEDYTSVFHERITPYASVIVNCIYWEKRFPRLLSTQQLKDLVSKGCPLVAISDLTCDMGGSIEIVNRTTTIDSPFFRYDAVNDTYHDNMDGEGILCSVVDNLPTQFAREASVHFGGLLSQFVGSLACMQDLTKLPAHLQRACIAHGGALTPLYDYIPSLRNSVDDESELSSLHP, encoded by the exons ATGGTGGGGCCTACCCTTGTGTGGAGAATCCGATTAATAATAGTGGATGACGTGCTATTTGTTTCTCACCGTTGGATTGAGCTGAGGGTCCATCCAGATTTAATTGGCCGTCTTCATCTCTCTGCTTGTCAGTCTGTCTCAGACCAGCGCAATCAATTTTCTCCGAGGGAGTCCATCATTAAC AGCAGGAAAAGGGAAACCATGTTGGGGAATGGAGTTATTGGAATCTTGGACGAGTCCTCAAACAAGTGGGAAAGAAGGGCACCTCTAACCCCTGCACATTGTGCTCGACTTCTGCTCCAAAGCCGGAATGGAACTGGAGTTACCCGCATAATTTTGCAGCCATCTACAAGGCGCATATATCACGATGGACTGTATGAGGAAGCTGGCTGTGAAATTTCAGATGACTTGTCTGAATGTGGTCTCATTttgggaattaagaagccaaaG CTGGAGATGGTTCTTCCTAATAGAGCCTATGGCTTCTTTTCACATACCCACAAGGCCCAGAAAGAAAATATGCCTCTGTTAGATAAG ATCCTGGCTGAAAAGGTGTCGCTATTTGATTACGAGCTTGTTGATGGGAATACAAAGAAAAGGTTGATTGCTTTTGGGAAATTTGCTGGTAGAGCTGCTCTAATTGACTTGTTACGAGGACTAGGACAAC GGTACCTAAGTCTTGGATTCTCAACACCTTTCCTCTCACTGGGTCAATCTTATATGTATACTTCCTTGGCTGCTGCCAAGACTGCTGTAATTTCTGTGGGTGAAGAGATTGCAACCCTGGGACTTCCATCAGGGATATGTCCACTGGTTTTTGTCTTCACTGGATCTGGAGATG GTTCTACTGGTGCACAAGAGATCTTTAAGCTTCTTCCTCACTCTTTTGTCAAGCCAAGTGAACTTCCCGAATTGTTTGAGAAG GCCAAGGATTGTGCTCAACCTGGATCCACAAAGAGAGTCTTCCAAGTTTATGGATGTGTTGCAACACATGAAGACATGTTTGAACACAAAACTAATAAGGAAGTATTTGACAAA TCCGACTACTATGCACATCCTGAAGACTACACTTCAGTTTTCCATGAAAGGATAACCCCCTATGCATCGGTTATTG TTAATTGCATTTATTGGGAGAAAAGGTTTCCGCGGTTGCTGAGTACCCAACAGCTTAAGGATCTGGTGAGTAAAGGCTGCCCCCTTGTTGCAATCTCAGATTTAACTTGCGACATGGGAGGTTCAATTGAGATTGTTAACCGAACTACAACAATTGACTCACCTTTCTTCAG GTATGATGCTGTAAATGATACATACCATGACAACATGGACGGCGAAGGCATCCTATGTTCTGTTGTCGACAATCTCCCTACACAGTTTGCAAGAGAG GCTTCCGTGCATTTTGGAGGCCTATTGTCGCAATTCGTTGGCAGCTTAGCTTGTATGCAGGACCTCACAAAGTTACCAGCACACCTCCAGAGAGCTTGCATAGCCCATGGAGGAGCACTTACTCCCTTATATGATTATATTCCCAGCCTGAGAAACTCTGTTGATGATGAGAGTGAACTTTCAAGTTTGCACCCTTGA
- the LOC120006056 gene encoding aspartic proteinase CDR1-like — MARGSFNGEENSLRGQLIHRNSTESAFYNSSGTLSELIKDAILRSLDRANFFHSSIHIKEKTIMPTLVRRTSDYFVRIYVGSEQVEVLALVDTGSDLIWIRCLPFDTKALFNPHKSTTYKPIFRDDSFCRHVPMWRNAPHCLYNFTYLDGSYSLGMLSNETFYLNDTTTDGRANSFPQLVFGCGHKNHLPFKSGHAQGVVGLGRGNKIKFGVGAKITGPGIVASNLTITHPSIFYFLGLKSISIGDKRTIISQTLGNIIIDSGTPLTTLHSSFYNDLEVIVKKIIGVDPISNPPGNLKLCYEPSFVEDVSFPEMTFHFDGADLRLLPINTFMEYKGFQCMMIISDDNLSIFGSLAQVNFQIEFDLEEKRILFAPTDCTTFGLRD, encoded by the exons ATGGCTCGTGGTTCTTTCAATG gagaagaaaatagTTTGAGAGGTCAACTTATTCATCGGAATTCAACAGAATCTGCATTTTACAATAGTTCTGGCACTCTGTCAGAACTCATCAAAGATGCTATTTTACGATCTCTTGATAGAGCCAACTTCTTCCATTCGTCTATTCatatcaaagaaaaaacaattatgCCAACGTTAGTTCGACGTACTAGTGACTATTTTGTGAGGATTTATGTTGGCTCTGAACAAGTTGAAGTCCTTGCTCTTGTAGACACAGGGAGTGATCTTATATGGATAAGATGTCTACCCTTTGATACAAAGGCCTTGTTTAATCCCCACAAATCCACTACCTATAAACCCATTTTTCGTGATGATTCTTTTTGCAGGCATGTGCCGATGTGGAGGAATGCACCCCATTGCCTATACAATTTTACTTACTTAGATGGGTCATATTCATTAGGTATGTTGAGTAATGAAACTTTCTACTTAAATGACACTACTACCGATGGTAGAGCTAATTCTTTCCCTCAATTAGTGTTTGGATGTGGTCACAAAAATCACTTGCCTTTTAAGAGTGGTCATGCTCAAGGTGTCGTTGGCCTTGGTCGTGG TAATAAGATTAAATTTGGAGTGGGAGCAAAGATCACTGGGCCAGGAATTGTTGCATCTAACCTTACAATCACACATCCTTCTATCTTCTACTTCCTCGGTCTTAAAAGTATTAGCATTGGAGATAAGAGAACAATAATAAGTCAAACCCTAGGTAATATCATAATCGATTCTGGAACACCCCTTACCACATTGCATTCAAGCTTTTACAATGATTTAGAAGTTATCgtcaaaaaaattattggtgTAGACCCAATATCAAATCCACCAGGAAATTTAAAATTGTGCTATGAACCAAGCTTTGTTGAAGATGTTTCTTTTCCAGAAATGACATTTCATTTTGATGGTGCAGACCTTCGTTTACTACCTATAAACACATTTATGGAATATAAAGGTTTCCAATGTATGATGATAATCTCAGATGATAACCTTTCGATTTTTGGAAGTTTGGCACAAGTGAATTTTCAAATAGAGTTTGACCTCGAGGAAAAGCGAATTTTATTTGCTCCAACAGATTGCACCACGTTTGGGCTGAGAGATTAG
- the LOC120005301 gene encoding pectinesterase/pectinesterase inhibitor PPE8B-like, with protein sequence MVSSKMSKFSTSLSFFLLIITILSFSTLKSNATFSGDLLQGEYFTVPASQFVSSLVTTIATVQKVTSVVSNVGNFVGDFRLTNAINDCLDLLDFSSDALDWSVSASQTKTNGKDNSTGDLGSDLKTWISAVLANQDTCIDGFEGTNSFVKGVVAGSLGQITSLVQDLLTMIHTPSKSKSSGRAKTEQNLPSWFKYEDQKLMDVKGTTTADAIVAQDGTGQYTKIMDAIAAAPDNSLNRFVIYVKKGVYNEYVEIKKKKWNLVMIGDGMDVTVITGNRSVPEGYTTFRSATFAVSGRGFIARDITFENTAGPQKHQAVALRSDSDLSVFYRCAIKGYQDTLYTHTMRQFYRECRISGTIDFIFGDATVVFQNCQILAKRGLPNQKNTITAHGRKDPNEPTGFSFQFCNFTADADLLPFANSIETYLGRPWKLYSRTVILQSYMSDVIRPKGWLEWNADFALDTLYYGEFKNYGVGAGLGSRVNWRGYHAFNDSAQASNYTVALFIEGNSWLPPTGVTYIAGLTV encoded by the exons ATGGTCTCATCAAAAATGTCCAAATTTAGCACCTCTCTGTCATTCTTCTTGCTCATAATCACCATTCTTTCATTTTCCACTCTGAAATCAAATGCTACCTTCAGCGGTGACTTATTGCAGGGTGAGTACTTCACTGTGCCTGCATCACAGTTTGTAAGCTCCTTGGTGACTACTATTGCCACTGTCCAGAAAGTGACCTCTGTTGTCTCCAATGTTGGTAATTTCGTTGGTGACTTTAGGCTTACTAATGCAATAAACGACTGTCTCGATTTGCTTGATTTCTCTTCTGATGCACTGGACTGGTCTGTCTCTGCTTCCCAAACTAAAACAAACG GCAAAGATAACAGTACAGGCGATTTGGGTTCTGATTTAAAGACCTGGATAAGTGCCGTACTAGCTAATCAAGACACATgcattgatggatttgaaggcACAAACAGCTTTGTCAAGGGCGTTGTTGCAGGTAGTTTGGGTCAAATTACTTCACTGGTTCAAGACTTACTAACAATGATCCACACACCTTCCAAATCCAAGTCCAGTGGCAGAGCAAAAACAGAGCAAAATCTCCCCTCATGGTTCAAATATGAAGACCAGAAACTGATGGATGTAAAAGGTACAACAACAGCCGATGCAATAGTAGCTCAAGATGGGACTGGACAATATACTAAAATAATGGACGCCATAGCAGCTGCTCCTGACAATAGCTTGAATAGATTTGTGATATATGTAAAgaaaggagtgtacaatgaatATGTGGAgatcaagaagaagaagtggaaTCTTGTGATGATTGGAGATGGCATGGATGTTACAGTCATTACTGGTAATCGTAGCGTTCCTGAGGGTTACACCACATTTCGTTCAGCAACATTTG CTGTGAGTGGGAGAGGATTTATAGCACGAGACATTACATTCGAGAACACTGCAGGACCCCAGAAGCACCAAGCAGTGGCACTCCGATCAGACTCTGATTTATCGGTCTTTTACAGATGTGCTATTAAGGGCTATCAAGACACTCTCTATACACACACAATGCGTCAATTCTACAGGGAATGTCGTATTTCTGGGACAATTGACTTCATTTTTGGCGATGCCACTGTTGTCTTCCAAAACTGCCAAATATTGGCCAAAAGGGGATTGCCTAACCAAAAGAACACCATCACTGCCCATGGACGCAAAGACCCAAATGAGCCCACTGGGTTCTCCTTTCAGTTCTGCAACTTCACCGCAGATGCGGACCTCTTACCTTTTGCGAACTCGATAGAAACATATCTGGGTAGACCATGGAAGTTGTATTCACGGACTGTTATATTGCAGTCTTACATGAGTGATGTTATAAGACCCAAAGGATGGCTTGAGTGGAATGCGGACTTCGCATTAGACACCTTGTACTACGGTGAGTTCAAGAATTATGGGGTTGGAGCCGGGCTTGGTAGTCGCGTCAATTGGCGGGGCTACCATGCGTTTAATGACTCTGCCCAAGCTAGTAATTATACGGTGGCCCTGTTTATTGAAGGGAATTCGTGGTTGCCTCCAACAGGAGTTACATACATAGCTGGATTGACAGTTTAA
- the LOC120005172 gene encoding alpha-aminoadipic semialdehyde synthase-like isoform X2, translated as MVGPTLVWRIRLIIVDDVLFVSHRWIELRVHPDLIGRLHLSACQSVSDQRNQFSPRESIINVKKRETMLGNGVIGILDESSNKWERRAPLTPAHCARLLLQSRNGTGVTRIILQPSTRRIYHDGLYEEAGCEISDDLSECGLILGIKKPKLEMVLPNRAYGFFSHTHKAQKENMPLLDKILAEKVSLFDYELVDGNTKKRLIAFGKFAGRAALIDLLRGLGQRYLSLGFSTPFLSLGQSYMYTSLAAAKTAVISVGEEIATLGLPSGICPLVFVFTGSGDGSTGAQEIFKLLPHSFVKPSELPELFEKAKDCAQPGSTKRVFQVYGCVATHEDMFEHKTNKEVFDKSDYYAHPEDYTSVFHERITPYASVIVNCIYWEKRFPRLLSTQQLKDLVSKGCPLVAISDLTCDMGGSIEIVNRTTTIDSPFFRYDAVNDTYHDNMDGEGILCSVVDNLPTQFAREASVHFGGLLSQFVGSLACMQDLTKLPAHLQRACIAHGGALTPLYDYIPSLRNSVDDESELSSLHP; from the exons ATGGTGGGGCCTACCCTTGTGTGGAGAATCCGATTAATAATAGTGGATGACGTGCTATTTGTTTCTCACCGTTGGATTGAGCTGAGGGTCCATCCAGATTTAATTGGCCGTCTTCATCTCTCTGCTTGTCAGTCTGTCTCAGACCAGCGCAATCAATTTTCTCCGAGGGAGTCCATCATTAACGTTAA GAAAAGGGAAACCATGTTGGGGAATGGAGTTATTGGAATCTTGGACGAGTCCTCAAACAAGTGGGAAAGAAGGGCACCTCTAACCCCTGCACATTGTGCTCGACTTCTGCTCCAAAGCCGGAATGGAACTGGAGTTACCCGCATAATTTTGCAGCCATCTACAAGGCGCATATATCACGATGGACTGTATGAGGAAGCTGGCTGTGAAATTTCAGATGACTTGTCTGAATGTGGTCTCATTttgggaattaagaagccaaaG CTGGAGATGGTTCTTCCTAATAGAGCCTATGGCTTCTTTTCACATACCCACAAGGCCCAGAAAGAAAATATGCCTCTGTTAGATAAG ATCCTGGCTGAAAAGGTGTCGCTATTTGATTACGAGCTTGTTGATGGGAATACAAAGAAAAGGTTGATTGCTTTTGGGAAATTTGCTGGTAGAGCTGCTCTAATTGACTTGTTACGAGGACTAGGACAAC GGTACCTAAGTCTTGGATTCTCAACACCTTTCCTCTCACTGGGTCAATCTTATATGTATACTTCCTTGGCTGCTGCCAAGACTGCTGTAATTTCTGTGGGTGAAGAGATTGCAACCCTGGGACTTCCATCAGGGATATGTCCACTGGTTTTTGTCTTCACTGGATCTGGAGATG GTTCTACTGGTGCACAAGAGATCTTTAAGCTTCTTCCTCACTCTTTTGTCAAGCCAAGTGAACTTCCCGAATTGTTTGAGAAG GCCAAGGATTGTGCTCAACCTGGATCCACAAAGAGAGTCTTCCAAGTTTATGGATGTGTTGCAACACATGAAGACATGTTTGAACACAAAACTAATAAGGAAGTATTTGACAAA TCCGACTACTATGCACATCCTGAAGACTACACTTCAGTTTTCCATGAAAGGATAACCCCCTATGCATCGGTTATTG TTAATTGCATTTATTGGGAGAAAAGGTTTCCGCGGTTGCTGAGTACCCAACAGCTTAAGGATCTGGTGAGTAAAGGCTGCCCCCTTGTTGCAATCTCAGATTTAACTTGCGACATGGGAGGTTCAATTGAGATTGTTAACCGAACTACAACAATTGACTCACCTTTCTTCAG GTATGATGCTGTAAATGATACATACCATGACAACATGGACGGCGAAGGCATCCTATGTTCTGTTGTCGACAATCTCCCTACACAGTTTGCAAGAGAG GCTTCCGTGCATTTTGGAGGCCTATTGTCGCAATTCGTTGGCAGCTTAGCTTGTATGCAGGACCTCACAAAGTTACCAGCACACCTCCAGAGAGCTTGCATAGCCCATGGAGGAGCACTTACTCCCTTATATGATTATATTCCCAGCCTGAGAAACTCTGTTGATGATGAGAGTGAACTTTCAAGTTTGCACCCTTGA
- the LOC120005172 gene encoding alpha-aminoadipic semialdehyde synthase-like isoform X3, which produces MLGNGVIGILDESSNKWERRAPLTPAHCARLLLQSRNGTGVTRIILQPSTRRIYHDGLYEEAGCEISDDLSECGLILGIKKPKLEMVLPNRAYGFFSHTHKAQKENMPLLDKILAEKVSLFDYELVDGNTKKRLIAFGKFAGRAALIDLLRGLGQRYLSLGFSTPFLSLGQSYMYTSLAAAKTAVISVGEEIATLGLPSGICPLVFVFTGSGDGSTGAQEIFKLLPHSFVKPSELPELFEKAKDCAQPGSTKRVFQVYGCVATHEDMFEHKTNKEVFDKSDYYAHPEDYTSVFHERITPYASVIVNCIYWEKRFPRLLSTQQLKDLVSKGCPLVAISDLTCDMGGSIEIVNRTTTIDSPFFRYDAVNDTYHDNMDGEGILCSVVDNLPTQFAREASVHFGGLLSQFVGSLACMQDLTKLPAHLQRACIAHGGALTPLYDYIPSLRNSVDDESELSSLHP; this is translated from the exons ATGTTGGGGAATGGAGTTATTGGAATCTTGGACGAGTCCTCAAACAAGTGGGAAAGAAGGGCACCTCTAACCCCTGCACATTGTGCTCGACTTCTGCTCCAAAGCCGGAATGGAACTGGAGTTACCCGCATAATTTTGCAGCCATCTACAAGGCGCATATATCACGATGGACTGTATGAGGAAGCTGGCTGTGAAATTTCAGATGACTTGTCTGAATGTGGTCTCATTttgggaattaagaagccaaaG CTGGAGATGGTTCTTCCTAATAGAGCCTATGGCTTCTTTTCACATACCCACAAGGCCCAGAAAGAAAATATGCCTCTGTTAGATAAG ATCCTGGCTGAAAAGGTGTCGCTATTTGATTACGAGCTTGTTGATGGGAATACAAAGAAAAGGTTGATTGCTTTTGGGAAATTTGCTGGTAGAGCTGCTCTAATTGACTTGTTACGAGGACTAGGACAAC GGTACCTAAGTCTTGGATTCTCAACACCTTTCCTCTCACTGGGTCAATCTTATATGTATACTTCCTTGGCTGCTGCCAAGACTGCTGTAATTTCTGTGGGTGAAGAGATTGCAACCCTGGGACTTCCATCAGGGATATGTCCACTGGTTTTTGTCTTCACTGGATCTGGAGATG GTTCTACTGGTGCACAAGAGATCTTTAAGCTTCTTCCTCACTCTTTTGTCAAGCCAAGTGAACTTCCCGAATTGTTTGAGAAG GCCAAGGATTGTGCTCAACCTGGATCCACAAAGAGAGTCTTCCAAGTTTATGGATGTGTTGCAACACATGAAGACATGTTTGAACACAAAACTAATAAGGAAGTATTTGACAAA TCCGACTACTATGCACATCCTGAAGACTACACTTCAGTTTTCCATGAAAGGATAACCCCCTATGCATCGGTTATTG TTAATTGCATTTATTGGGAGAAAAGGTTTCCGCGGTTGCTGAGTACCCAACAGCTTAAGGATCTGGTGAGTAAAGGCTGCCCCCTTGTTGCAATCTCAGATTTAACTTGCGACATGGGAGGTTCAATTGAGATTGTTAACCGAACTACAACAATTGACTCACCTTTCTTCAG GTATGATGCTGTAAATGATACATACCATGACAACATGGACGGCGAAGGCATCCTATGTTCTGTTGTCGACAATCTCCCTACACAGTTTGCAAGAGAG GCTTCCGTGCATTTTGGAGGCCTATTGTCGCAATTCGTTGGCAGCTTAGCTTGTATGCAGGACCTCACAAAGTTACCAGCACACCTCCAGAGAGCTTGCATAGCCCATGGAGGAGCACTTACTCCCTTATATGATTATATTCCCAGCCTGAGAAACTCTGTTGATGATGAGAGTGAACTTTCAAGTTTGCACCCTTGA